In Nitrospiria bacterium, the sequence ATACTCCGCCATCTTCTTCTCCGCCAATACCTTCGTGATCGCCGATGTCAGCGTCGTCTTCCCGTGATCCACATGCCCGATCGTCCCAATATTGATGTGCGGCTTCGTCCGCTCAAATTTCGCCTTCGACATAAAACCTCCTCATTCAATCGGGGGACGCCCCACAGCCGACGCACCGGCTGAGCCCGAGCCCCCTAATTAAACTTCCGCCTTTCCCTGTATTTTTGCGATGATCTCGTCCGCGATCTGCTTCGGCACATGATCGTAGTGAGAAAACTGCATCGTAAAGACCGCGCGGCCCTGGCTCATCGAGCGGATGTCGGTCGCGTAACCGAACATTTCTTTCAACGGCACAAGCCCGTCGATAATCTGCGCGCCGGAGCGCGCGCGCATTCCCTGGATTTTTCCTCGACGCGAGTTCAGATCGCCGATGATGTCTCCCATGTATTCCTCCGGAACGATCACCTCGATCGTCATGATCGGTTCGAGGAGAACCGGGCTGGCGCGGCGGACCGCCTCCTTAAACCCCATGGAACCCGCAATCTTGA encodes:
- a CDS encoding GTP-binding protein yields the protein MSKAKFERTKPHINIGTIGHVDHGKTTLTSAITKVLAEKKMAEY